In the genome of Verrucomicrobiia bacterium, one region contains:
- a CDS encoding 2-dehydropantoate 2-reductase — MKIGVVGCGALGSYYGARLWQAGHDVHFLLRSDYDVVREHGVRIESPAGNFIARPYAARQPEEIGACDLVVIGLKTTANDQFSVLLPPLVGPGTLVLTLQNGLGNEEALARLFPPDQIMGGLCFVCLNRLEPGLVRHIDQGFIQLGEFGRAALPRTHDLAARFVQAGVKCTVSDDLRRAHWEKLVWNIPFNGLGVAGIAGVEAMLSGVVPAALLRRDCLATDELLRDARWAELVQALMIEVIHAAAKQGLAIPESLADKMMARTRTMGAYRASTLIDFERGQPLELKSLFRTPLRHAEQAGAATPLLKNLCAVLTELDRRRAAGA; from the coding sequence ATGAAAATTGGCGTGGTTGGTTGTGGCGCGTTGGGCAGTTACTACGGCGCCAGGCTGTGGCAGGCGGGACATGATGTGCATTTTCTGCTGCGGTCGGATTATGACGTCGTGCGGGAACACGGCGTGCGCATCGAAAGCCCCGCCGGCAATTTCATTGCCCGTCCCTACGCGGCCCGACAGCCCGAGGAGATCGGCGCGTGCGATCTTGTGGTCATCGGACTCAAGACCACCGCCAACGATCAGTTTTCTGTATTGCTGCCGCCGCTGGTGGGCCCGGGCACCCTGGTGCTGACACTGCAAAATGGGCTCGGCAACGAGGAAGCCCTGGCCCGATTATTTCCGCCTGACCAAATTATGGGCGGCCTCTGCTTTGTGTGTCTGAACCGCCTTGAGCCGGGGCTGGTGCGCCACATCGATCAGGGCTTCATCCAGCTTGGAGAGTTTGGCCGCGCCGCGTTGCCGCGCACGCATGATCTTGCTGCCCGGTTCGTGCAGGCCGGCGTGAAGTGCACGGTCAGCGACGACCTCCGCCGCGCCCACTGGGAAAAGCTGGTTTGGAACATTCCGTTCAACGGGCTGGGGGTGGCCGGCATCGCTGGCGTGGAAGCAATGCTCTCCGGCGTGGTGCCGGCCGCGCTGCTGCGGCGCGACTGTCTGGCAACGGACGAACTATTGCGCGATGCGCGCTGGGCAGAACTGGTGCAGGCCCTGATGATCGAGGTCATTCACGCCGCCGCGAAACAGGGCCTCGCGATCCCGGAATCACTCGCTGACAAAATGATGGCGCGCACCAGGACCATGGGCGCCTACCGGGCCTCGACGCTGATTGATTTCGAGCGTGGCCAGCCGTTGGAGCTGAAGAGTTTGTTTCGCACGCCGTTGCGCCACGCAGAGCAGGCGGGCGCGGCGACACCGCTCCTGAAAAACCTCTGCGCGGTGCTGACGGAACTGGACCGCCGGCGTGCCGCGGGAGCCTGA
- the bcp gene encoding thioredoxin-dependent thiol peroxidase, with protein MAKELELKLKEGDRAPAFVAATNGGGKVSLADFKGKHVILYFYPKDDTPGCTKEACAFRDGFAAFKKKGAVVLGVSTDPVKSHDKFVEKFQLPFTLLADEDKAIVQTYGVWGEKSFMGRKYLGTHRVTFLIGPDGVIKKIWPQVKPEAHAAEVLAAI; from the coding sequence ATGGCAAAAGAACTCGAACTGAAACTCAAGGAAGGCGACCGGGCGCCCGCTTTTGTGGCGGCGACCAACGGCGGCGGCAAAGTTTCCCTGGCCGACTTCAAGGGCAAACACGTCATTCTCTATTTTTACCCGAAGGACGATACGCCCGGCTGCACCAAGGAGGCCTGTGCCTTCCGCGATGGTTTTGCCGCGTTCAAAAAGAAAGGCGCCGTGGTGCTGGGCGTCAGCACCGATCCGGTGAAGTCCCACGACAAGTTCGTGGAAAAGTTCCAACTGCCGTTCACGCTGCTGGCGGACGAAGACAAGGCCATCGTGCAAACCTACGGCGTTTGGGGCGAGAAAAGTTTCATGGGCCGCAAGTATCTCGGCACGCACCGGGTGACCTTTTTGATTGGTCCCGACGGGGTGATTAAAAAGATCTGGCCCCAGGTGAAGCCGGAAGCGCACGCGGCCGAAGTGTTGGCGGCCATTTGA
- a CDS encoding glucan biosynthesis protein G has product MRRLGTLTLAVLAFLQVHLVLPTPAAEINFEYVARQAEERARKPFHSPRADLPDVLKQDNLNYDKYREIRFRREMALWTAEDLPFRVEFFHPGYLYQEPVHVTEFTLTHSQPIRFVQEFFDYGDTHLGRKIPANTGYAGFRLLYALNQPDQFDELGAFLGASYFRLLGKNQRYGQSARGLALDCGETDRPEEFPIFTDWWLGKPHKDDDRLRLYAILDSVSCAGAYSFTIQPGETTIADVEAVLYLRETNTIAAVNPERKPLKTLGLAPLTSMFWFGENSERKFDDYRPEVHDSDGLLIRMDNGEVLWRPLNNASVMRHQKFSTKGVRGYGLLQRDRNFDHYQDIFNYYHRVPSVWIEPRGNWSEGDIHLVELSTTYEGLDNIVAFFDPKDKPAPLQPYRFGYTMFWTRETDRHLSENIVTATRIGADGREPSRREICIDFKGPKLDTFTAADPPQSIASCSPNGALTDNLIFRNPSDGSWRVVLKLQPKQGNTDPVDLRCTLKKGSETVSETWTYLWSPP; this is encoded by the coding sequence ATGAGGAGATTGGGCACACTGACGCTGGCCGTTCTTGCATTCCTGCAGGTCCATCTGGTTCTTCCGACGCCGGCGGCGGAGATCAATTTTGAATATGTCGCCCGGCAGGCGGAGGAACGCGCCCGCAAACCTTTCCATTCCCCGCGCGCCGATCTGCCGGACGTGTTGAAGCAGGACAATCTGAACTACGACAAATACCGGGAAATCCGCTTTCGGCGCGAGATGGCGCTTTGGACCGCCGAGGATCTGCCGTTCCGGGTGGAATTTTTCCATCCCGGCTACCTCTATCAGGAGCCGGTGCATGTTACCGAATTCACCCTCACGCATTCCCAACCCATCCGCTTTGTGCAGGAATTTTTTGATTACGGTGACACGCATCTGGGACGGAAAATTCCCGCCAACACGGGCTACGCGGGCTTCCGGCTGCTCTATGCATTGAACCAGCCCGACCAGTTCGACGAACTCGGCGCCTTTCTCGGCGCCAGCTACTTTCGGCTGCTCGGCAAGAACCAGCGCTACGGTCAATCCGCGCGCGGACTGGCCTTGGACTGCGGCGAGACGGACCGGCCCGAGGAGTTCCCCATCTTCACGGATTGGTGGCTCGGCAAACCGCACAAGGATGATGACCGCCTGCGGCTCTATGCGATTTTGGACAGCGTCAGTTGTGCGGGCGCCTACAGCTTCACCATCCAACCGGGCGAAACCACCATCGCCGACGTGGAAGCGGTGCTTTACCTGCGGGAGACGAACACGATTGCGGCCGTCAATCCCGAACGCAAACCGCTCAAAACCCTCGGCCTCGCGCCGCTGACGAGCATGTTCTGGTTTGGCGAAAACTCGGAACGCAAGTTTGACGACTACCGCCCGGAGGTGCACGACAGCGACGGCCTGCTCATCCGCATGGACAACGGTGAAGTGCTGTGGCGCCCGTTGAACAATGCCAGCGTCATGCGGCATCAAAAGTTCAGCACCAAGGGCGTGCGCGGCTACGGCCTGTTGCAGCGAGACCGCAACTTCGACCACTACCAGGACATCTTCAATTACTACCACCGCGTGCCCAGCGTCTGGATCGAGCCGCGCGGCAACTGGAGCGAAGGCGACATCCACCTGGTGGAACTCAGCACCACTTACGAAGGACTCGACAACATCGTGGCGTTCTTCGATCCCAAGGACAAACCCGCGCCGCTGCAACCGTATCGTTTCGGCTACACGATGTTCTGGACGCGCGAGACGGACCGGCACCTGTCCGAAAACATCGTGACCGCGACCCGCATCGGCGCCGATGGACGGGAACCCAGCCGGCGCGAAATCTGCATTGATTTCAAGGGACCAAAGCTCGACACGTTCACGGCGGCGGACCCGCCCCAGTCCATCGCCAGTTGCAGTCCCAACGGCGCGTTGACCGACAATCTCATCTTCCGGAATCCATCCGACGGGTCGTGGCGCGTCGTGCTGAAGCTCCAGCCCAAGCAGGGCAACACCGACCCGGTTGACCTGCGCTGCACGCTCAAGAAGGGCAGTGAAACTGTCAGTGAAACGTGGACCTATTTGTGGAGTCCGCCATGA
- the gltX gene encoding glutamate--tRNA ligase produces the protein MKPRVRFAPSPTGFLHIGGARTALFNWLYARHHGGTFILRVEDTDVARNTQAAVDIILDGLRWLGIDWDEGPVTSDATGPSRGPCGPYFQSQRKDAYRQRVEALLSRGLAYEKDGAIRFRMQREPITIPDLVCGDIVRPLTDREQIDPDFVIVRSDGEPVFHLVNVVDDLDMGITHVIRGEDHISNTAKHIALFKAFGVEPPKYAHIPLILNADGSKMSKRDQGAIISVYMEEGYAPEAVVNYLCLLGWSPKDNREKMSLDEIIERFDLPGVLRHNARFDMAKLQWLNWEYIRSMPNERYYELAVHALGKAGINAAAFDAAYVRAALDTVKEKPKTFAELPGWCDFYFNEQIVFAPEAVERDFVPANLPNLTRLRDALERMTTFTAADIEVTLKATAKELGVKAGALVHPTRLACTGKQIGPSLYHLMEVLGKDRTLARLGRALAHPGFGG, from the coding sequence ATGAAACCGCGAGTCCGTTTTGCCCCCAGCCCCACCGGCTTTTTGCACATTGGCGGCGCCCGCACGGCGTTGTTCAACTGGCTTTACGCCCGTCATCACGGCGGCACATTCATTCTTCGCGTCGAAGACACCGATGTGGCGCGCAACACGCAGGCCGCGGTGGACATCATTCTCGACGGGTTGCGCTGGCTGGGCATTGACTGGGACGAAGGCCCCGTCACCAGTGACGCCACCGGACCAAGCCGCGGCCCCTGCGGGCCGTATTTTCAGAGCCAGCGCAAGGACGCCTACCGGCAACGCGTTGAGGCATTGCTGTCCCGCGGGCTGGCCTATGAGAAGGACGGCGCCATCCGTTTCCGGATGCAGCGCGAGCCCATCACCATTCCGGACCTCGTTTGCGGCGATATTGTCCGCCCGCTGACGGACCGCGAACAGATTGATCCGGATTTCGTCATTGTGCGTTCCGACGGCGAACCGGTGTTTCATCTGGTCAACGTGGTGGACGACCTCGACATGGGCATCACGCACGTCATTCGCGGCGAGGATCACATCAGCAACACGGCCAAACATATTGCGCTCTTCAAGGCCTTCGGTGTCGAGCCGCCCAAGTATGCGCACATTCCGCTCATCCTGAATGCCGATGGCTCGAAGATGAGCAAGCGTGACCAGGGTGCGATCATCTCCGTTTACATGGAGGAAGGTTATGCGCCCGAGGCGGTGGTAAATTATCTCTGCCTGCTGGGCTGGTCGCCGAAGGACAACCGCGAGAAAATGAGCCTCGACGAAATCATCGAGCGTTTTGATCTGCCCGGGGTGCTGCGCCACAACGCGCGTTTCGACATGGCCAAGCTGCAATGGCTGAACTGGGAATACATCCGCAGCATGCCCAACGAGCGCTACTACGAACTCGCGGTTCACGCGCTGGGCAAGGCGGGCATCAACGCGGCCGCCTTTGACGCGGCATATGTGCGGGCCGCGCTCGATACCGTGAAGGAAAAGCCCAAGACCTTTGCCGAACTGCCGGGCTGGTGTGATTTCTATTTCAACGAGCAGATTGTGTTCGCGCCCGAAGCCGTGGAGCGCGACTTCGTGCCGGCCAACCTGCCCAACCTGACCAGGCTGCGTGATGCGCTGGAGCGGATGACTACGTTCACTGCGGCCGACATCGAGGTCACGTTGAAGGCGACGGCGAAGGAACTCGGTGTGAAAGCCGGTGCGCTGGTGCATCCAACCCGCCTCGCCTGCACGGGCAAACAAATTGGCCCGAGCCTGTATCATCTGATGGAGGTGCTCGGCAAAGACCGGACCTTGGCGCGGTTGGGGCGTGCGCTCGCGCATCCGGGATTTGGCGGCTGA
- a CDS encoding cytochrome c biogenesis protein ResB yields MRLEKVFDFLASLKLSVVVLTLALVIVFWGTLAQVNMGLYKAQNEFFRSFFIYWQPQGATWKIPIFPGGYTVGFVFLFNLLAAQIKTFELSVKKFGLVLVHVGLILLLIGQLATDMLAVESTMHIREGEAKNYSEMDRYVELAVINTTAGDRERVTAIPQDALTHESEIQDPSLPFAIHVRHFYPNSAVTQVDPMSGEKGVATQGFGPQVSVRETARETDMNRRDMPGALLELTTPQGSLGTWFVSLWIEQPQHVHVGNQEFEVVLRPQRLYKPYTIHLLSFTHEVYPGTEIPKDFSSMVRVQNPQTGEDRQVRIYMNNPLRYGGETYYQASFDTDNKGTILQVVRNPSWLTPYFSCVLVGIGLLWQFLVHLIPFLKRKVAL; encoded by the coding sequence ATGCGCCTCGAAAAGGTCTTCGATTTTCTTGCCTCGCTGAAGCTGTCGGTGGTGGTGCTGACGCTGGCGCTGGTCATTGTCTTTTGGGGCACGCTGGCGCAAGTCAACATGGGGCTCTACAAGGCGCAGAACGAATTCTTCCGGAGCTTCTTCATTTATTGGCAGCCCCAGGGCGCCACGTGGAAAATTCCCATCTTTCCCGGCGGCTACACGGTGGGCTTTGTCTTTCTGTTCAATCTGCTGGCGGCCCAGATCAAGACCTTCGAACTGTCGGTCAAAAAATTCGGGCTGGTCCTGGTGCATGTCGGACTCATCCTTTTGCTGATTGGCCAGCTCGCCACCGACATGCTGGCGGTGGAAAGCACCATGCACATCCGCGAAGGCGAGGCGAAGAATTATTCGGAAATGGACCGTTACGTGGAGCTGGCGGTCATCAACACCACGGCCGGTGATCGTGAGCGCGTGACGGCCATTCCGCAGGACGCCCTTACGCACGAGAGCGAAATCCAGGATCCGTCGCTGCCCTTTGCCATTCATGTCCGGCATTTCTATCCCAATTCCGCGGTCACGCAGGTCGATCCCATGTCCGGCGAAAAGGGCGTGGCCACCCAGGGGTTTGGTCCACAAGTTAGTGTCCGCGAGACGGCGCGGGAGACGGACATGAACCGCCGGGACATGCCCGGCGCGCTGCTGGAATTGACCACGCCGCAGGGTTCGTTGGGCACGTGGTTTGTTTCGCTGTGGATTGAGCAGCCGCAGCACGTGCACGTCGGCAACCAGGAATTTGAAGTCGTGCTGCGGCCGCAACGGCTTTACAAGCCCTACACGATCCATCTGCTCAGCTTTACGCACGAGGTTTACCCGGGCACGGAAATTCCGAAGGATTTTTCCAGCATGGTGCGCGTGCAAAATCCGCAAACCGGAGAAGACCGGCAGGTGCGCATCTACATGAACAACCCGCTCCGTTACGGGGGCGAAACCTATTATCAGGCGAGCTTCGACACTGACAACAAGGGCACCATCCTGCAGGTGGTGCGAAACCCGAGCTGGCTGACGCCGTATTTTTCCTGCGTGCTCGTGGGGATCGGACTGCTGTGGCAGTTCCTCGTGCACTTGATTCCGTTCCTGAAACGAAAGGTGGCGCTATGA
- the rho gene encoding transcription termination factor Rho has product MAKMPAKKKAATKRAKSKPVVEPAPSDVALHEAGAPSGADTEMVPTAEEVAAEAKAQAATDQAGGPKRDQLQPPTAPVETMTEEIEPLEPPRYERLPSGRRDRIAESLNIAELQAMDMARLNQMAKNFGVENYGTMRKHEVIYQILQKNAERAGVLFTEGVLEVLPEGFGFLRSRSFNYLPCPEDVYVSPSQIRRFDLQTGNLIAGQIRPPKEKERFFALLKVEAVDGEDPDKAKNKTHFDNLTPLFPNKRFILETSPDELNTRVLDLVCPIGKGTRGLIVAPPRTGKTVLMQKLANAILKNNPEAYLFILLIDERPEEVTDMERSCKGAEVISSTFDEPPERHVQVAEMVIEKAKRMIEHKRDVVILLDSITRLARAYNTVQPHSGKILSGGVDANALHKPKRFFGAARNIEEGGSLTIMATALVDTGSRMDEVIFEEFKGTGNMEVHLDRGLVDRRIFPSINVERSGTRKEELLYHPDEYSRVVLLRRALTGVPPVESMELLLGKLGKTRTNIEFLLTMSV; this is encoded by the coding sequence ATGGCCAAAATGCCTGCCAAGAAAAAGGCCGCCACCAAGCGCGCCAAGTCCAAACCTGTTGTTGAACCGGCACCGTCCGACGTGGCGCTGCACGAAGCGGGCGCGCCATCCGGTGCCGACACCGAAATGGTGCCGACCGCGGAGGAAGTGGCTGCCGAAGCCAAGGCCCAGGCTGCCACCGATCAGGCGGGCGGCCCGAAGCGCGATCAACTCCAGCCGCCCACGGCGCCGGTGGAAACGATGACCGAAGAAATCGAGCCGCTGGAGCCGCCGCGTTATGAGCGTCTCCCGAGCGGCCGTCGGGATCGCATCGCCGAATCGCTCAACATCGCCGAGCTGCAGGCCATGGACATGGCGCGGCTGAACCAGATGGCCAAGAATTTCGGCGTGGAGAACTACGGCACGATGCGCAAGCACGAGGTCATCTACCAGATTCTTCAGAAGAATGCGGAGCGGGCCGGCGTGCTGTTCACCGAAGGGGTTTTGGAAGTGCTGCCGGAGGGGTTCGGCTTCCTGCGTTCGCGTTCGTTCAATTATCTGCCCTGTCCGGAAGATGTCTATGTCTCGCCTTCCCAAATCCGGCGCTTTGACCTGCAGACCGGCAACTTGATTGCGGGCCAGATTCGTCCACCCAAGGAAAAAGAACGGTTTTTCGCCCTGCTCAAGGTGGAGGCGGTGGATGGCGAAGACCCGGACAAGGCCAAGAATAAAACGCATTTCGACAATCTTACGCCGTTGTTTCCCAACAAACGGTTCATTCTCGAAACCTCGCCGGATGAACTGAACACCCGCGTGCTGGACCTCGTTTGCCCCATCGGCAAGGGCACGCGCGGGCTCATCGTCGCGCCGCCACGCACGGGCAAGACCGTGTTGATGCAAAAGCTGGCCAACGCGATTCTGAAGAACAACCCGGAGGCCTACCTGTTCATTCTGCTGATCGACGAACGCCCCGAGGAGGTCACCGACATGGAACGCTCGTGCAAAGGTGCCGAGGTGATTTCATCCACATTCGACGAGCCGCCCGAACGCCATGTGCAGGTCGCCGAAATGGTGATCGAAAAGGCCAAGCGCATGATTGAACACAAACGGGATGTGGTCATTCTGCTCGACTCCATCACCCGGCTCGCCCGCGCCTACAACACCGTGCAGCCGCACTCGGGCAAAATCCTGTCCGGCGGCGTGGATGCCAACGCGCTGCACAAGCCGAAACGGTTCTTCGGTGCGGCGCGCAACATCGAGGAGGGCGGCTCGCTCACCATCATGGCCACCGCGCTGGTGGACACGGGCAGCCGCATGGATGAGGTCATCTTTGAGGAGTTCAAAGGCACCGGCAACATGGAGGTGCATTTGGACCGCGGCCTCGTGGACCGCCGCATCTTCCCGAGCATCAACGTGGAGCGGTCCGGCACCCGCAAGGAAGAACTCCTATATCACCCCGACGAATACAGCCGCGTGGTTTTGCTGCGCCGGGCGCTGACGGGCGTGCCGCCGGTCGAGTCCATGGAACTGCTGCTGGGCAAGCTGGGCAAGACGCGCACCAACATCGAATTCCTGCTGACCATGAGCGTTTAG
- the mdoH gene encoding glucans biosynthesis glucosyltransferase MdoH: MSTARSHPNTAPAGPDPGPVIVNLPVLRRGMRVFLFYSCAVLLTGVVSLMFADLLWRTGWSTSRTLLLVLFIILFLLVSIGCMHGIFGFLLRVFGDRARITAFADYQRQPIADTSTAIIVPIYNEDVPRVYEGIRATYESLRATSQLERFDFFVLSDSTDPDKWIEEERRWLELVRDLGALGRIHYRRRLNNEGKKSGNVRDFLNAWGRRYRYFICFDADSLMQGGTIVRLVQMMEANPTVGLIQTVPALVNAESLFGRIQQFANRLYAPVFIAGLNYWTLSTGNYWGHNAIIRTEPFMQFCDLPHLPGRKPFGGQILSHDFVEAALMLKENWRVWFAYDLEGSYEEGPQGLIESAQRDRRWCQGNLQHALVLFARGLRNGSRIHLTLGIFGYLSSPLWLAFMLTFCWIRWSKVMSDLSDITVQSYWLGGLNPTAHAFLIFSICMAALFLPKILAIVELALDKERRRAFGGLLKVTASAVVETLFSTLHAPLQMLWHTEFVITILLGMGVNWGAQNRGADGTTWRYALRCHRWHMLIALVWGTLVVRLDPGVFWWFSPVLAGMLLAVPLSVLTNRSTLGRRAGDLGLFVTPEETHPPEEIALLRERLWKLQAEGALNPRPANSGIADAVLDPYLNAIHVSLLREKRLNPVYAEQMNQLNRPPAEMQTLAEKLLAQGPAALPASDKMRLLADPPTMSWLHRQVWMRPNQTLAVWWQMAIRRYAR; this comes from the coding sequence ATGTCCACCGCGCGCTCCCACCCCAACACGGCGCCGGCCGGCCCGGACCCCGGGCCGGTCATCGTGAATCTCCCCGTGCTGCGTCGGGGAATGCGCGTCTTTTTGTTTTACTCCTGCGCGGTGCTGCTGACCGGCGTGGTTTCCCTGATGTTCGCCGATTTGCTCTGGCGGACGGGCTGGTCCACCTCGCGCACCCTCCTGCTGGTGCTGTTCATCATCCTGTTTCTCCTCGTGTCCATCGGGTGCATGCACGGCATCTTCGGGTTCCTGTTGCGCGTGTTCGGGGACCGGGCGCGCATCACGGCCTTCGCCGATTACCAGCGCCAGCCCATTGCCGACACCAGCACGGCGATCATTGTCCCGATTTACAACGAGGACGTGCCGCGGGTTTACGAGGGCATCCGTGCCACCTACGAGTCCCTCCGGGCGACCAGCCAGCTCGAACGTTTCGATTTTTTCGTGCTGAGCGACTCGACGGATCCGGACAAGTGGATCGAGGAGGAACGCCGCTGGCTGGAACTCGTCCGTGACCTCGGCGCGCTGGGCCGCATCCACTACCGGCGGCGGTTGAACAACGAGGGCAAGAAAAGCGGCAACGTGCGCGACTTTTTGAACGCCTGGGGACGACGTTACCGCTATTTCATCTGTTTCGATGCGGACAGCCTCATGCAGGGCGGGACGATTGTCCGGCTTGTTCAGATGATGGAGGCGAATCCCACGGTCGGCCTGATTCAAACCGTCCCGGCGCTGGTGAACGCCGAATCGCTCTTCGGCCGCATCCAACAATTTGCGAACCGCCTCTACGCGCCGGTGTTCATTGCCGGGCTGAACTACTGGACGTTGAGCACGGGCAATTACTGGGGCCACAACGCCATTATCCGCACCGAGCCGTTCATGCAGTTCTGCGACCTGCCCCACCTGCCGGGACGCAAACCCTTTGGCGGGCAGATTCTGAGTCATGACTTCGTGGAGGCCGCCCTGATGCTGAAGGAGAACTGGCGCGTCTGGTTCGCCTACGATCTCGAAGGCAGCTACGAAGAGGGGCCGCAGGGCCTGATTGAAAGCGCGCAACGCGACCGGCGCTGGTGCCAGGGCAACCTGCAACATGCCCTGGTCCTGTTCGCCCGCGGGCTGCGCAACGGGAGCCGCATTCACCTGACGCTGGGTATTTTCGGCTACCTCAGCAGTCCGCTCTGGCTGGCCTTCATGCTGACGTTTTGCTGGATTCGCTGGTCCAAGGTCATGTCCGACCTGAGCGACATCACCGTGCAATCCTACTGGCTCGGCGGGCTCAACCCGACGGCGCACGCCTTTTTGATTTTCTCAATCTGCATGGCCGCACTGTTCCTGCCCAAAATCCTCGCCATCGTCGAACTGGCCCTGGACAAGGAGAGACGCCGGGCCTTTGGTGGTTTGCTCAAGGTCACCGCCAGCGCGGTTGTCGAAACGCTGTTCTCCACGCTGCACGCGCCGTTGCAGATGCTGTGGCACACCGAATTCGTCATCACCATCCTGCTTGGCATGGGCGTCAACTGGGGCGCGCAAAACCGCGGGGCGGACGGCACCACCTGGCGTTACGCCTTGCGCTGCCACCGCTGGCACATGCTGATTGCCCTGGTGTGGGGGACGCTCGTCGTCCGGCTGGATCCCGGCGTGTTCTGGTGGTTCTCACCCGTGCTGGCCGGCATGCTGCTGGCCGTGCCGCTCAGCGTGTTGACCAATCGCAGCACCCTCGGCCGGCGCGCGGGCGACCTCGGGCTTTTCGTCACGCCGGAGGAAACGCATCCGCCGGAGGAGATCGCCCTGCTGCGCGAGCGGCTGTGGAAACTGCAGGCGGAGGGTGCCCTCAATCCGCGCCCTGCCAACTCCGGCATCGCCGATGCCGTGCTCGATCCCTATCTCAACGCCATCCACGTGTCGTTGCTGCGGGAAAAGCGTTTGAATCCGGTTTACGCAGAGCAGATGAACCAGCTCAACCGTCCGCCGGCCGAGATGCAAACACTCGCGGAGAAACTGCTCGCCCAAGGCCCGGCGGCCTTGCCCGCCAGCGACAAGATGCGCCTGCTGGCCGATCCCCCCACCATGTCCTGGCTGCACCGGCAGGTGTGGATGCGCCCCAACCAGACGCTGGCGGTCTGGTGGCAGATGGCCATCCGCCGCTACGCTCGTTGA
- a CDS encoding CDP-alcohol phosphatidyltransferase family protein — protein MTTANKVTILRILLVPFFVVEVLYFVGTGDEIHRLLALISFAVASVCDGVDGYIARHYNQKSELGAILDPLADKLLLVSGVVVLSFDHTPRLDRVPLWLTGTIIGRDVVLLLGLIVIYMTVGKVTVRPRILGKVATVFQMATVLWILLRWPPAALTYIVMGAAACTGISGIWYVLDGMKQLGAHPTSSPTVKKSAAPPNGEA, from the coding sequence ATGACCACGGCCAATAAAGTCACCATTTTGCGCATTCTGCTGGTGCCGTTCTTCGTGGTGGAAGTGCTTTACTTCGTGGGCACGGGCGACGAAATCCACCGCCTGCTGGCGTTGATTTCGTTCGCCGTGGCCTCGGTGTGCGATGGCGTTGATGGTTACATCGCGCGTCACTACAATCAGAAGAGCGAGCTGGGCGCCATATTGGATCCACTGGCGGACAAATTGTTGCTCGTCAGCGGCGTGGTGGTGTTGAGCTTCGATCACACGCCGCGGCTGGACCGGGTTCCCCTGTGGTTGACCGGCACCATCATCGGCCGCGATGTCGTTCTGCTGCTGGGGCTGATTGTGATTTACATGACGGTGGGCAAGGTGACTGTGCGACCGCGGATTCTCGGGAAGGTGGCCACGGTGTTTCAAATGGCCACGGTCTTGTGGATCTTGCTGCGCTGGCCGCCGGCGGCGTTGACATACATCGTGATGGGCGCGGCGGCGTGCACGGGCATCTCGGGAATTTGGTATGTGTTGGACGGCATGAAACAATTGGGCGCGCATCCCACCAGCAGCCCGACCGTCAAAAAGTCAGCGGCACCGCCGAATGGTGAAGCGTGA
- a CDS encoding redoxin domain-containing protein — protein sequence MAIAVGSKAPDFNLKSKNASGVAEVKLSTNQGKKNTVILFFPLAFTSVCTSEMCDVTSGLSAYAQLGADVIGISVDSPFAQEAWAKQNNIAITLASDLNKTTAKAYGVLLDDLLGFGATAARAAFVVDKNGVVQYAEQTPTPKDLPNFNAIKDVLAKLK from the coding sequence ATGGCAATCGCAGTCGGCAGCAAAGCTCCTGATTTCAACCTCAAGTCCAAGAACGCTTCCGGCGTCGCCGAGGTCAAACTCAGCACCAACCAGGGCAAGAAGAACACCGTCATCCTTTTCTTCCCGCTCGCGTTCACCAGCGTCTGCACCAGCGAAATGTGCGACGTTACCTCGGGGCTTTCCGCCTACGCTCAGCTGGGTGCGGACGTCATCGGGATCAGTGTTGACAGTCCGTTTGCGCAGGAAGCCTGGGCGAAGCAGAACAACATCGCCATCACGCTGGCCAGCGATCTGAACAAGACCACGGCCAAGGCCTATGGCGTTTTGCTGGATGACCTGCTCGGTTTTGGCGCGACCGCCGCCCGCGCCGCCTTCGTGGTGGACAAGAACGGGGTTGTGCAATACGCCGAACAGACGCCCACGCCGAAGGATTTGCCGAACTTCAACGCCATCAAAGACGTGCTCGCGAAGCTCAAGTAA